The window TGAGTCATGAACACAGCCACCACGGGCCTCGTCGCCGGTATGGCGCTGGGCTTCGCCGGATACTTCGGGGGCTTCTGGGCCTTCCTGCTGGTCCTGGTCCTGGGCGCGGCCGGTCTGATCGCCGGCCTGGTCCTGCAGGGCGACCTGGACCTCCGAGCGCGGAGGCAACGGTGAACGCCCTGCCCGAACCAGCCGCCTCCCCAGGAGACCGGGCCGGGCCCCCACGCGCTTCCGCTCTGCCGCCACCGGCCGAGCGGGGTGCGACCATCATTCCGGACAAGGTCGTGGGCCGGATCGCTGCCGAGGCCGGCCGTGTGGCACAGCGGCACCGCGCGGCCATACCGCCCGACAGGGTCCCAGGGGCGGCGCCCAGCGCCTCCGTCGCCAGCCACGCCGGAGCGGTGCGCCTGCGCCTGGCCGTGGACCTGCCCTACCCCACCGACCTCGCGCGCGTCTGCGAGCAGATACAGCACGACGTCGCCGATCGTGTGGCCCAGCTGACCGGGATGCGCGTCGACGAGGTCACCCTCACCATCCGGCGGCTGGTGACGGCCCCCAATCCTGGCCGCAGGCGGGTGCGGTGAACGACCGCGCTCCGCCACGCAGCGCGGTGTCGGCAAGTCGGCAAGTCGGCAAAGGAGGACCGCATGAACCACGACCCCGGCCCTGCCGTGCCGGCAGGCCACGCGGCGCCGCCCGAGAGGGCACCAGGCGGTCCGGACAGCTGCCGCACTACCCACCGCCCGTGGTCAGCGCGCCGGCTCCCGGCAGCCGCGGCCGCATGTGTGATCTTGGTGGCGGCAGGTGCGGCACTGATCGATGTCGTCGCCGTTCGGGCGGGACGCCGGGCAGCAGCCTGGCGGCAGGAGCTGGCCGCCGCCCTTGCCACTCGTCCCGTGGACGATGCGTGGATGCTCACCGGAGCCGCCCTGGCGGCCGTCATCGGCCTGTGGCTGCTCGTTGTGGCGCTCACCCCCGGCCTGCGGCATCTGATGCCGATGCGCTCCCCGGCAAAGCAGCGGGCCCAACTGGACCGGGACGGCGCCGCCGTGCTCCTGCGTGATGCCGCGCTGCGGGTGCCCGGCGTGCGCACGGCGCGCATCCGTGTGCGCCGGCACCGCATCCTGGCACGCGCCGATGTCCACTTCCGCGACCCCCAGCAGGTGAAGACCGCCCTCGCCGCAGTCCTGGACGACGAACGCGACCGGCTCGCTCTCTGCCATCCCCCGCGGATCGTCGTCCGCGTCCGCCACCGGAGCACCTGATGAGCACTCAGCACCGGAGCGTGCCATGACGCCGCAACCCGTTCTCAACCGAGTCCTGTTGGCCGTCACCGGCCTGATCCTGCTCGGCGGCGGGTTGCTGATCATCGCCGCCGGTCTCGACCTGTACCGGCGATTTGACCTGACACCGCCCGCCGGCTGGCCGCTGGCCGCCCCCGATGACGTCCTCCTCGGTTCTGGTGACCGGGCCCGCTGGAGCAGCCAGGGCTGGTGGTGGTGGCCCGCGGTCATCGCCGCGCTCACCCTTGTCGCCCTGCTCGCCCTGTGGTGGCTGCTCGCCCAGCTCCGACGACGCCGACCCTCCCGGGTGCCTGTCGGCGCAGGCCACGCTCAGCAAGGCGTTGAACTCGGCCACGGCGCGCTCGGCGACGCCATTGAGGCAGAAGCCGGAGCCCTGCCAGGCATCGACCGGGCGAAGGTCCGTCTCACCGGGCGCCCGGCACACCCGCGGGCCGACATCACTCTCATCCTCACGCCGGCGACAGCACCCGACACCGCTCTCAAGGCCCTGGGCGAAGGGCCCCTGGACAACGCCCGCCAGTCCACCGGCCGCGACGACCTGTTCGCCGAGACCCGCCTGCGCGTCGCCCACCACAAGGCCCATCGGGTGGCATAGGCCGACGCCCTGGTGGGAGTGCTCGGGCAATAGGTACGTCCGTCCCTTTGTCAGCTTCTGGGTATTGCCCGCAGCTGCCAGGGCCGACGACGCTTACGTGGTGCGGCAGTCGGCGTGCTCGCCCAGGCGCTTCAATCGCCCCGGGTGTCACCGTGTCTGCGGGGCGCTGGGAGAGGAGCCGGAACCCTATCGCGGATGCGGGCGCAGCCGCGGCTGATGATCCGCGAGACGTGTAGCTGGGAGACGCCGAAGTGTTCGGCTATACGGGCTTGCGTCATGTCTTCGAAGAAGCGCATGTACAAGAGGGCCCGTTCTCGCGCGGAAAGACGGCGCAGTCCTCTTTGGCGGTTGCGGCCCAGTGGAGCGGAACGGCGGACGCTCTGATCGGCGCGGCAGGCGCGTGGCGCACCCGGCCGCAGCCCGACCAACGGGGTCAGCCCCCACCGGAGACGCGCACACAGTCGGCGGACGCTCCGGGACGA of the Streptomyces sp. 1222.5 genome contains:
- a CDS encoding alkaline shock response membrane anchor protein AmaP, producing MTPQPVLNRVLLAVTGLILLGGGLLIIAAGLDLYRRFDLTPPAGWPLAAPDDVLLGSGDRARWSSQGWWWWPAVIAALTLVALLALWWLLAQLRRRRPSRVPVGAGHAQQGVELGHGALGDAIEAEAGALPGIDRAKVRLTGRPAHPRADITLILTPATAPDTALKALGEGPLDNARQSTGRDDLFAETRLRVAHHKAHRVA
- a CDS encoding Asp23/Gls24 family envelope stress response protein; this translates as MGRIAAEAGRVAQRHRAAIPPDRVPGAAPSASVASHAGAVRLRLAVDLPYPTDLARVCEQIQHDVADRVAQLTGMRVDEVTLTIRRLVTAPNPGRRRVR
- a CDS encoding DUF6286 domain-containing protein; translation: MDDAWMLTGAALAAVIGLWLLVVALTPGLRHLMPMRSPAKQRAQLDRDGAAVLLRDAALRVPGVRTARIRVRRHRILARADVHFRDPQQVKTALAAVLDDERDRLALCHPPRIVVRVRHRST